A window from Ramlibacter pinisoli encodes these proteins:
- a CDS encoding tetratricopeptide repeat protein yields the protein MKPAIRLATSALLLLAMAGTGLAQAPAPDSTEAPASPPVPSALDAEMFYQLLLGELNARGSEPATGYSLMLDAARKSNDPELYQRAVEIAFQSRAGDAALQAARAWKQAFPDSREANRFVLQILLALNRVPEAAEPLRAEVALADPKERNAILGAIPRLFARATDKKQAVTVVEQALAEPAGNPDTGAAAWTTIGRMRLAAGDGTGAIEAARRAQAVNPRSEAPAILGLELMDPKLPQAEAIVRTYLQGTPMPELRMGYARALLDAQRVPEARQQLNIVTTEKPELAEAWLAQGALQTQENQLGAAETSLKKYVELAKSQRGGEERSRGLAQAYLQLAQIAEKRKDYPAANAWLDQIEDAQDLLAAQSRRASILAGQGKLDEARKLIRSVPERTPADARMKLTSEVQLLREGKQYKSAYDLMAEATAKDPRDVDMLYDQAMLAEKLDNLADMERLLRQVIVLKPDYHHAYNALGYSLAERGQRLPEAKQLIQKALEFVPGDPFISDSLGWVEFKLGNRSEALKILETAYKARPDAEIAAHLGEVLWAMGERDRAQAIWKEGLLVAPENETLQETLKRLRVKP from the coding sequence ATGAAACCCGCCATCCGCCTGGCGACCAGCGCCTTGCTGCTGCTTGCCATGGCCGGGACGGGGCTTGCGCAGGCTCCGGCGCCCGACTCCACCGAAGCCCCCGCCTCCCCGCCCGTGCCCAGCGCACTCGACGCGGAGATGTTCTACCAGCTGCTGCTGGGCGAACTGAACGCGCGCGGCAGCGAGCCCGCGACCGGCTACTCGCTGATGCTGGACGCGGCGCGCAAGTCCAACGACCCCGAGCTGTACCAGCGCGCCGTCGAGATCGCGTTCCAGAGCCGGGCCGGCGACGCCGCCCTGCAGGCGGCGCGCGCCTGGAAGCAGGCCTTTCCGGACTCGCGCGAAGCCAATCGCTTCGTCCTGCAGATCCTGCTGGCGCTGAACCGGGTGCCGGAGGCGGCCGAGCCGCTGCGCGCCGAGGTCGCGCTGGCCGACCCGAAGGAGCGCAACGCCATCCTGGGCGCCATCCCCCGCCTGTTCGCGCGCGCCACCGACAAGAAGCAGGCGGTGACGGTGGTCGAACAGGCGCTCGCCGAGCCGGCCGGCAACCCCGACACCGGCGCCGCGGCCTGGACCACCATCGGCCGCATGCGGCTGGCCGCCGGCGATGGCACCGGCGCCATCGAGGCCGCGCGGCGCGCCCAGGCGGTCAACCCGCGCTCCGAGGCGCCGGCCATCCTCGGGCTGGAACTGATGGATCCCAAGCTGCCGCAAGCGGAGGCCATCGTCCGTACCTACCTGCAGGGCACGCCCATGCCCGAACTGCGCATGGGCTATGCCCGCGCGCTGCTCGACGCGCAGCGGGTTCCCGAGGCCCGGCAGCAGCTGAACATCGTCACGACCGAAAAGCCGGAACTGGCCGAAGCTTGGCTGGCCCAGGGCGCGCTGCAGACACAGGAGAACCAGCTGGGCGCGGCCGAGACGTCGCTGAAGAAATACGTGGAGCTGGCCAAGTCGCAGCGCGGCGGCGAGGAGCGCTCGCGCGGCCTGGCGCAGGCCTACCTGCAGCTGGCGCAGATCGCCGAGAAGCGCAAGGACTATCCCGCCGCCAATGCCTGGCTCGACCAGATCGAGGACGCGCAGGACCTGCTGGCGGCGCAGAGCCGGCGCGCCTCCATCCTGGCCGGTCAGGGTAAGCTCGACGAGGCTCGCAAGCTCATCCGCTCGGTGCCCGAGCGCACGCCCGCCGATGCGCGCATGAAGCTCACCTCCGAAGTCCAGCTGCTGCGCGAGGGCAAGCAGTACAAGTCGGCGTACGACCTCATGGCCGAAGCGACAGCCAAGGATCCACGCGACGTCGACATGCTGTACGACCAGGCCATGCTGGCCGAGAAGCTGGACAACCTGGCCGACATGGAACGGCTGCTGCGCCAGGTCATCGTGCTCAAGCCCGACTACCACCATGCATACAACGCGCTCGGCTATTCGCTGGCCGAGCGGGGCCAGCGCCTGCCGGAGGCCAAGCAGCTGATCCAGAAGGCGCTGGAGTTCGTGCCCGGCGACCCCTTCATCAGCGACAGCCTGGGCTGGGTCGAGTTCAAGCTGGGCAACCGCTCGGAAGCCCTGAAGATTCTCGAAACCGCTTACAAGGCCCGGCCCGACGCCGAGATCGCCGCCCACCTGGGCGAGGTGCTATGGGCGATGGGCGAGCGCGACCGCGCGCAGGCGATCTGGAAGGAAGGGCTGCTGGTCGCGCCCGAGAACGAAACGCTGCAGGAGACCCTCAAGCGCCTGCGCGTGAAGCCGTGA
- a CDS encoding ABC transporter permease, with protein sequence MSADVAGLVATPPARGPGFWRRALRHRSFVLGGLLTLLLAAAAALSLAWTPHSPYDVDMAARLLPPGGTHWLGTDPYGRDEVSLLLVGARASMVVGVIAVGIGLLAGTALGLLASARRGWVEEVIMRIADFGFAFPAILSAIMLTAVFGPGMVNAIIAIGIYNIPTFARITRASANGVWGREFVLAARACGKGVFSITMEHVLPNIVSVLIVQATIRFAIAILAEAALSYLGLGTQPPQPSWGRMLSEAQTLMFQAPLLAVFPGVAIALAVLGLNLLGDGLRDLLDPRLARKR encoded by the coding sequence ATGAGCGCCGACGTCGCCGGCCTGGTGGCCACGCCGCCCGCACGCGGCCCGGGCTTCTGGCGGCGCGCGCTGCGCCACCGCAGCTTCGTGCTCGGCGGCCTGCTGACGCTGCTGCTCGCCGCCGCCGCCGCGCTCTCGCTAGCCTGGACGCCGCACTCGCCCTACGACGTCGACATGGCCGCCAGGCTGCTGCCGCCGGGCGGCACCCACTGGCTGGGCACCGACCCCTACGGGCGCGACGAGGTCTCGCTGCTGCTGGTCGGCGCCCGGGCGTCCATGGTGGTCGGCGTCATCGCGGTCGGCATCGGCCTGCTGGCGGGCACCGCGCTGGGCCTGCTCGCCTCGGCCCGCCGCGGCTGGGTCGAGGAGGTGATCATGCGCATCGCCGACTTTGGCTTCGCCTTCCCCGCCATCCTGTCGGCCATCATGCTGACCGCCGTGTTCGGCCCCGGGATGGTGAACGCCATCATCGCCATCGGCATCTACAACATCCCCACCTTCGCGCGCATCACGCGCGCCTCGGCCAACGGGGTCTGGGGGCGCGAGTTCGTGCTGGCCGCGCGCGCCTGCGGCAAGGGCGTGTTCAGCATCACCATGGAGCACGTGCTGCCCAACATCGTGTCGGTGCTGATAGTGCAGGCGACGATCCGGTTCGCCATCGCCATCCTGGCGGAAGCTGCGCTGTCCTACCTGGGCCTGGGCACGCAGCCGCCGCAGCCCTCCTGGGGCCGCATGCTGAGCGAGGCCCAGACGCTGATGTTCCAGGCCCCGTTGCTGGCCGTGTTTCCCGGCGTGGCCATCGCGCTGGCCGTGCTCGGGCTCAACCTGCTGGGAGACGGGTTGCGCGACCTGCTCGACCCGCGCCTGGCCCGCAAGCGCTGA
- the mutM gene encoding bifunctional DNA-formamidopyrimidine glycosylase/DNA-(apurinic or apyrimidinic site) lyase yields the protein MPELPEVEVTRLSLADRIAGARIGAVRQGKPLRWPLGCMPQQLVGRTILGVRRRGKYLLLDLDQGLLLVHLGMSGSLSFAAEAPPAGTHDHFDLVTDRGVLRLNDPRRFGAVVHASGEHAHEARKLLGGLGVEPLGEHFDPAGFHAALRLRRAPIKQVLLAGDVVVGVGNIYASEALFLAGIRPTLAAARISAPRARKLHAAIRDVLARAVSKGGSTLRDFSDAQGQSGYFQLEAMVYGRAGDPCRVCGTTVRGIRQGQRATFYCPSCQKS from the coding sequence ATGCCTGAATTACCCGAAGTCGAGGTCACCCGCCTCAGTCTTGCCGACCGCATCGCCGGTGCCCGGATCGGTGCGGTGCGCCAGGGCAAGCCCCTGCGCTGGCCCCTGGGCTGCATGCCCCAGCAGCTGGTCGGCCGCACCATCCTCGGCGTGCGCCGCCGGGGCAAGTACCTCCTGCTGGATCTCGACCAGGGCCTGCTACTGGTGCACCTGGGCATGTCGGGCAGCCTGTCCTTCGCGGCCGAGGCTCCGCCGGCCGGAACCCACGACCACTTCGACCTGGTCACCGATCGGGGCGTGCTGCGCCTGAACGACCCGCGGCGGTTCGGCGCCGTCGTCCACGCCAGCGGCGAGCACGCGCACGAGGCCCGCAAGCTGCTGGGGGGATTGGGCGTGGAGCCGCTGGGCGAGCATTTCGATCCGGCCGGCTTCCATGCCGCCCTGCGCCTGCGCCGGGCGCCGATCAAGCAGGTGCTGCTGGCCGGCGACGTCGTGGTGGGCGTGGGCAACATCTACGCGTCGGAGGCGCTGTTCCTGGCCGGCATCCGGCCCACGCTCGCGGCCGCGCGCATCAGCGCCCCGCGCGCCCGCAAGCTGCACGCCGCCATCCGCGACGTGCTGGCGCGCGCCGTGAGCAAGGGCGGCAGCACGCTGCGCGACTTCTCCGATGCGCAGGGGCAGTCCGGCTACTTCCAGCTCGAGGCGATGGTGTATGGGCGGGCCGGCGATCCGTGCCGTGTGTGCGGCACCACAGTGCGCGGCATCCGCCAGGGCCAGCGTGCGACGTTCTACTGTCCGTCTTGCCAGAAAAGCTGA
- the ispE gene encoding 4-(cytidine 5'-diphospho)-2-C-methyl-D-erythritol kinase, protein MRALHDVPAPAKLNLFLHITGRRADGYHLLQSVFVLVDWHDVLHFELRPGAALSREDIGTPVPADDLVLQAARALQAATGCTAGAHVVLDKRLPAQAGMGGGSSDAASCLLALNRLWGTGLSLPQLESIGLALGADVPFFLRGHDAWVEGIGERITPVDVPPARFLVVKPSVGLDTATIFRTPGLRRDTEPAILAGFAANPLQFGRNDLQPVAEQLCPQVGEALRWLASQGLAGRMTGSGSAVFAPLPPGFQATGAPVPDGWTVRECGKMDGHPLAGWAPSDDSSVAR, encoded by the coding sequence ATGCGCGCGCTGCACGATGTGCCGGCACCGGCCAAGCTCAACCTGTTCCTGCACATCACCGGCCGGCGCGCCGACGGCTACCACCTGCTGCAGTCGGTCTTCGTGCTGGTCGACTGGCACGACGTGCTGCATTTCGAACTGCGCCCTGGCGCCGCCCTCAGCCGCGAGGACATCGGCACGCCGGTGCCGGCCGACGACCTGGTGCTGCAGGCCGCCCGGGCACTGCAGGCCGCCACGGGCTGCACGGCCGGCGCCCATGTCGTCCTCGACAAGCGCCTGCCCGCGCAGGCCGGCATGGGCGGCGGCTCGTCCGATGCGGCGAGTTGCCTGCTCGCGCTCAACCGGCTGTGGGGCACCGGCCTGTCGCTGCCCCAGCTGGAATCCATCGGCCTCGCGCTGGGCGCCGACGTGCCGTTCTTCCTGCGCGGCCATGACGCCTGGGTCGAGGGCATCGGCGAACGGATCACGCCGGTGGACGTGCCGCCGGCGCGTTTCCTGGTCGTCAAGCCGTCGGTCGGTCTGGACACGGCCACCATCTTCCGAACGCCCGGCCTTCGCCGCGACACCGAGCCTGCTATACTCGCAGGCTTTGCTGCAAACCCGTTGCAATTCGGCCGCAACGACCTGCAGCCTGTCGCCGAGCAGCTTTGTCCCCAGGTGGGCGAGGCGCTGAGGTGGCTGGCATCCCAGGGACTGGCCGGACGGATGACCGGATCGGGCAGCGCGGTCTTCGCGCCCCTGCCCCCGGGATTCCAGGCCACAGGGGCCCCGGTGCCCGATGGCTGGACAGTGCGGGAATGCGGCAAGATGGATGGTCATCCCCTGGCGGGATGGGCACCCAGCGACGATTCATCGGTGGCCCGCTGA
- a CDS encoding ribose-phosphate pyrophosphokinase, whose translation MQPVPHPDFMVFTGNANPGLAAEIAGHLGISLGAASVGRFSDGEVTVEINTNVRARDVFVVQSTCAPTNENLMELLIMVDALKRASAERISAVIPYFGYARQDRRPRSSRVPISAKVVANLLQTVGVSRVLTMDLHADQIQGFFDIPVDNIYASPVLLHDVRSKKYEDLIVVSPDVGGVVRARALAKQLGTDLAIIDKRRPRANVSEVMHVIGEIDGRNCVIMDDMIDTAGTLVKAAEVLKERGAKKVYAYCTHAIFSGPAIERISKGGALDEVVVTNTIPLSDAARGCSKVRQLTVAPLIAETIQRIAKGESVMSLFSEQENLF comes from the coding sequence ATGCAGCCCGTACCGCATCCCGATTTCATGGTGTTCACCGGCAACGCCAATCCCGGCCTCGCGGCCGAGATCGCGGGTCACCTCGGCATCTCGCTGGGGGCCGCCAGCGTGGGCCGTTTCTCCGACGGTGAAGTCACGGTCGAGATCAACACCAACGTCCGCGCCCGCGACGTCTTCGTGGTGCAGTCGACCTGCGCGCCCACGAACGAGAACCTGATGGAACTGCTGATCATGGTCGACGCGCTCAAGCGCGCCTCGGCCGAACGCATCAGCGCCGTCATCCCCTACTTCGGTTACGCCCGCCAGGACCGCCGCCCGCGCTCCTCGCGCGTGCCCATCTCGGCCAAGGTCGTGGCCAACCTGCTGCAGACCGTGGGCGTCTCGCGCGTGCTCACGATGGACCTGCACGCCGACCAGATCCAGGGCTTCTTCGACATCCCCGTCGACAACATCTACGCCTCGCCGGTGCTGCTGCACGACGTGCGCTCCAAGAAGTACGAAGACCTCATCGTGGTCTCGCCCGACGTCGGCGGCGTGGTGCGCGCGCGGGCGCTGGCCAAGCAGCTGGGCACCGACCTGGCCATCATCGACAAGCGTCGCCCGCGCGCCAACGTCAGCGAGGTGATGCACGTCATCGGCGAGATCGACGGCCGCAACTGCGTGATCATGGACGACATGATCGACACCGCCGGCACGCTGGTGAAGGCGGCCGAGGTGCTCAAGGAGCGCGGCGCGAAGAAGGTGTACGCGTACTGCACGCACGCCATCTTCTCGGGCCCGGCGATCGAGCGCATCTCCAAGGGCGGGGCGCTCGACGAGGTCGTCGTCACCAACACCATTCCCTTGTCCGACGCCGCGCGCGGCTGCAGCAAGGTCCGCCAGCTCACCGTGGCGCCGCTGATCGCCGAGACGATCCAGCGCATTGCCAAGGGCGAGTCGGTCATGAGTCTGTTCTCGGAGCAGGAAAACCTGTTCTGA
- a CDS encoding ATP-binding cassette domain-containing protein: protein MNAPLLQVENLARDYTMPRTSLFAPPPTMRALDGVSFTIAAGRSLGIVGESGSGKSTLARLVMALDQPTAGRVLLDGRDLHALPRDELRRARRDFQMVFQDPYGSLDPRQTVERIVSEPLAAQGSAAAERHRRASEVLESVGLRANDLGKYPHEFSGGQRQRIAIARALVTRPRLIVADEPVSALDVSVQAQVLNLMQDLQREFGVTYMLISHDLAVVHHLCDDVAVLWKGAIVEQGPPERLFQAAEHPYTRALLAAVPRAEPPAA, encoded by the coding sequence ATGAACGCACCGCTGCTGCAGGTGGAGAACCTGGCGCGCGACTACACGATGCCGCGCACCTCGCTGTTCGCGCCGCCGCCGACGATGCGCGCCCTCGACGGCGTGAGCTTCACCATCGCCGCCGGCCGCAGCCTGGGCATCGTGGGCGAATCCGGCTCGGGCAAGTCCACGCTCGCGCGGCTGGTGATGGCGCTCGACCAGCCGACGGCGGGCCGGGTGCTGCTCGACGGCCGCGACCTGCATGCGCTGCCGCGCGACGAGCTGCGGCGTGCGCGCCGCGACTTCCAGATGGTGTTCCAGGACCCCTACGGCTCGCTCGATCCGCGCCAGACCGTCGAGCGCATCGTCAGCGAGCCGCTGGCCGCGCAGGGCAGCGCCGCCGCCGAGAGGCACCGGCGGGCCAGCGAGGTGCTGGAATCGGTGGGCCTGCGCGCCAACGACCTGGGCAAGTACCCGCACGAGTTCTCGGGCGGCCAGCGCCAGCGCATCGCCATCGCGCGCGCCCTGGTCACCCGGCCGCGCCTGATCGTCGCCGACGAGCCGGTGAGCGCGCTCGACGTTTCGGTGCAGGCGCAGGTGCTCAACCTGATGCAGGACCTGCAGCGCGAATTCGGCGTCACCTACATGCTGATCAGCCACGACCTGGCCGTGGTGCACCACCTGTGCGACGACGTCGCGGTGCTGTGGAAGGGCGCCATCGTCGAACAGGGTCCGCCCGAGCGCCTGTTCCAGGCCGCCGAGCACCCCTACACCCGCGCCCTGCTGGCCGCCGTGCCGCGCGCCGAGCCGCCCGCGGCATGA
- a CDS encoding YfhL family 4Fe-4S dicluster ferredoxin, giving the protein MALMITDECINCDVCEPECPNEAIFLGPEIYQIDPGKCTECVGHFDEPQCVQVCPVACIPLNPEHIEDRETLWRKYRRLTLKVEPGEGGAA; this is encoded by the coding sequence ATGGCCTTGATGATCACCGACGAGTGCATCAACTGCGACGTCTGCGAGCCCGAATGCCCGAATGAAGCCATCTTCCTCGGGCCCGAGATCTACCAGATCGATCCCGGCAAGTGCACCGAATGCGTCGGGCACTTCGACGAGCCGCAGTGCGTGCAGGTGTGCCCGGTCGCCTGCATCCCGCTGAACCCCGAGCACATCGAGGACCGCGAGACGTTGTGGCGCAAGTACCGGCGCCTGACGCTGAAGGTGGAGCCGGGCGAGGGCGGCGCCGCCTAG
- a CDS encoding ABC transporter permease: MSIFLFKRLITLIATLVGASAVVFLVLEILPGNAAQILMGPDASPEAVQALAVQLGIDRPPMERYLHWVGGMLNGDLGNSYAYSTPVSELVAQRLSLTVPLAVMAMAFTAAIALAAGIYAAARHNKPGDLAVMGLSQVGIAIPNFWFAILLILLFSVQLKWFSAGGFPGWDEGILPGLRALLLPAVSLAAVQSAILARITRSAVLDVLREDFVRTARAKGVSERGTLWGHVLRNALIPVVTVMGLQFAELLAGTIVVESVFYLPGLGRLIFQSISNRDLIVVRNCVMLLAAMVVIVNFVVDLLYASIDPRVKASDI, from the coding sequence ATGAGCATCTTCCTCTTCAAGCGCCTGATCACCCTGATCGCCACGCTGGTTGGCGCCTCGGCGGTGGTGTTCCTGGTGCTGGAGATCCTGCCGGGCAACGCGGCCCAGATCCTCATGGGGCCCGACGCGTCGCCGGAGGCGGTGCAGGCGCTGGCCGTCCAGCTCGGCATCGACCGGCCACCGATGGAGCGCTACCTGCACTGGGTGGGCGGCATGCTCAACGGCGACCTCGGCAACAGCTACGCCTACAGCACGCCGGTGTCCGAGCTGGTCGCGCAACGGCTGAGCCTGACTGTGCCGCTGGCCGTGATGGCCATGGCATTCACCGCGGCCATCGCGCTGGCGGCGGGCATCTACGCCGCCGCGCGCCACAACAAGCCCGGCGACCTCGCCGTCATGGGGCTGTCGCAGGTGGGCATCGCCATCCCCAACTTCTGGTTCGCCATCCTCCTCATCCTGCTGTTCTCGGTCCAGCTCAAGTGGTTCTCGGCCGGCGGCTTCCCCGGCTGGGACGAAGGCATCCTGCCGGGCCTGCGGGCATTGCTGCTGCCGGCCGTGTCGCTGGCCGCCGTGCAGTCGGCCATCCTGGCGCGCATCACGCGGTCGGCGGTGCTGGACGTGCTGCGCGAGGACTTCGTGCGCACCGCGCGTGCCAAGGGCGTCAGCGAGCGCGGCACGCTGTGGGGCCATGTGCTGCGCAACGCCCTGATTCCCGTGGTCACCGTCATGGGGCTGCAGTTCGCCGAACTGCTCGCCGGCACCATCGTGGTGGAGAGCGTGTTCTACCTGCCCGGCCTGGGACGCCTGATCTTCCAGTCGATCTCCAACCGCGACCTCATCGTGGTGCGCAACTGCGTCATGCTGCTGGCGGCCATGGTGGTGATCGTCAACTTCGTGGTCGACCTGCTGTACGCCAGCATCGACCCGCGCGTGAAGGCGAGCGACATATGA
- a CDS encoding ABC transporter ATP-binding protein — MPLLEVKDLTIVLQTQRGPARAVRDAGFTLERGQTLGLVGESGCGKSITVMALMGLLPEGAKVTGSIRFDGQELVGLPESALCALRGDRIGMVFQEPMTALNPVHTIGRQVAEPLRLHRGLNAAQARKEALALLDRVGIPDAARRFDAYPHQFSGGQRQRITIAMALACGPDLLIADEPTTALDVTIQQQILDLIRELVAERGMALILISHDLGVVAQNVREMLVMYGGSVVESGPTRAVFANRMHPYTLGLFGARPRLGAARGGRLVTIPGTVPELADLPPGCPFAGRCRFTIAECHVTAPPPVTIAPGQQARCIRLDAVAAARQAEAAA; from the coding sequence ATGCCGCTGCTCGAAGTGAAGGACCTGACCATCGTGCTGCAGACGCAGCGCGGGCCGGCGCGCGCCGTGCGCGATGCCGGCTTCACGCTCGAGCGCGGCCAGACGCTGGGGCTGGTGGGCGAATCGGGCTGCGGCAAGTCGATCACCGTCATGGCCCTGATGGGCCTGCTGCCCGAGGGCGCGAAAGTGACCGGCAGCATCCGCTTCGACGGCCAGGAGCTGGTCGGCCTGCCCGAGTCGGCCCTGTGCGCCCTGCGCGGCGACCGCATCGGCATGGTGTTCCAGGAGCCGATGACGGCCCTGAACCCGGTGCACACCATCGGCCGCCAGGTGGCCGAACCGCTGCGCCTGCACCGCGGCCTCAACGCCGCACAGGCGCGCAAGGAGGCCCTGGCGTTGCTCGACCGCGTGGGCATCCCGGACGCCGCCCGCCGCTTCGACGCCTACCCGCACCAGTTCTCCGGCGGCCAGCGCCAGCGCATCACCATCGCCATGGCCCTGGCCTGCGGCCCCGACCTGCTGATCGCCGACGAGCCGACCACCGCGCTGGACGTCACCATCCAGCAGCAGATCCTGGACCTCATCCGCGAGCTGGTCGCCGAGCGCGGCATGGCGCTGATCCTGATCTCGCACGATCTGGGCGTGGTGGCGCAGAACGTGCGCGAGATGCTGGTGATGTACGGCGGCTCGGTGGTCGAGAGCGGCCCCACGCGCGCGGTATTCGCCAACCGCATGCACCCGTACACGCTGGGCCTGTTCGGTGCCCGGCCGCGCCTGGGGGCGGCGCGCGGCGGACGGCTGGTCACCATCCCCGGCACCGTGCCCGAACTGGCCGACCTGCCGCCGGGCTGCCCGTTCGCCGGGCGCTGCCGGTTCACGATCGCCGAATGCCACGTCACCGCGCCGCCGCCGGTGACCATCGCGCCCGGCCAGCAGGCGCGCTGCATCCGCCTGGATGCCGTGGCGGCCGCCCGGCAGGCGGAGGCGGCCGCATGA
- a CDS encoding 50S ribosomal protein L25/general stress protein Ctc, whose translation MKFVAFERQAQGTGASRRLRNSGKTPGIVYGGEGQPQLIELDHNALWHALKKEAFHSTILEMELGGKVSKVLLRDVNMHPFKQLVQHVDFQRVDAKTKLHMKVPVHYVGAEESQAVKLDHCVVNHVISDLDISCFPGDLPEFIEVDLSGLKKGTSLHLSEIKLPKGVTAITHGKKDPVLVSVVSIGGGEEATEAAAGAAPADAKAAAPAKDAKAAPAKDAKAAAKK comes from the coding sequence ATGAAATTCGTCGCTTTCGAGCGCCAGGCGCAGGGTACGGGTGCGAGCCGCCGTCTGCGCAACTCGGGCAAGACGCCCGGCATCGTCTACGGCGGTGAAGGCCAGCCGCAGCTCATCGAGCTGGATCACAACGCGCTGTGGCACGCCCTCAAGAAGGAAGCGTTCCACTCCACCATCCTCGAGATGGAACTGGGCGGCAAGGTCAGCAAGGTGCTGCTGCGCGACGTCAACATGCACCCGTTCAAGCAGCTGGTGCAGCACGTCGACTTCCAGCGCGTGGACGCCAAGACCAAGCTGCACATGAAGGTGCCGGTGCACTACGTGGGCGCCGAGGAGTCGCAGGCCGTCAAGCTCGACCACTGCGTCGTCAACCACGTCATCTCCGACCTCGACATCTCGTGCTTCCCCGGCGACCTGCCGGAGTTCATCGAGGTCGACCTGTCGGGCCTGAAGAAGGGCACCTCGCTGCACCTGAGCGAGATCAAGCTGCCCAAGGGCGTGACCGCGATCACCCACGGCAAGAAGGACCCGGTGCTGGTGTCGGTGGTCTCCATCGGCGGTGGCGAGGAAGCCACCGAGGCGGCCGCCGGTGCCGCGCCTGCCGATGCGAAGGCCGCCGCCCCGGCCAAGGACGCCAAGGCTGCTCCCGCCAAGGACGCCAAGGCCGCCGCCAAGAAGTAA
- the pth gene encoding aminoacyl-tRNA hydrolase: MIKLFVGLGNPGPEYEATRHNAGFWWVDALARDLKLHLAMDKGYHGLAARGSVHGRPIWLLEPQTYMNLSGKSVAALARFFKIQPEEILVAHDELDVVPGQAKLKFGGSHAGHNGLRDIHAQLGTGDYWRLRLGIGHPGVKAEVIDWVLKKPAPDQREAMEACIDRTMQAVPALLAGEMDKATLIVHTHKPPRPKPPRPPEG; encoded by the coding sequence ATGATCAAGCTGTTCGTCGGCCTGGGAAACCCGGGCCCCGAGTACGAGGCCACCCGCCACAACGCCGGCTTCTGGTGGGTCGATGCGCTGGCGCGCGACCTCAAGCTCCACCTGGCCATGGACAAGGGCTACCACGGGCTGGCGGCACGCGGCTCCGTGCATGGCCGGCCCATCTGGCTGCTGGAGCCCCAGACCTACATGAACCTGTCGGGCAAGTCGGTCGCCGCGCTGGCCCGCTTCTTCAAGATCCAGCCCGAGGAGATCCTGGTCGCGCACGACGAGCTCGATGTCGTGCCCGGGCAGGCCAAGCTCAAGTTCGGCGGCAGCCATGCCGGCCACAACGGCCTGCGCGACATCCACGCGCAACTGGGCACCGGCGACTACTGGCGCCTGCGCCTCGGCATCGGCCATCCCGGCGTGAAGGCCGAGGTGATCGACTGGGTGCTCAAGAAGCCCGCACCCGACCAGCGCGAGGCCATGGAGGCCTGCATCGACCGCACCATGCAGGCCGTGCCGGCGCTGCTGGCCGGCGAGATGGACAAGGCCACGCTCATCGTGCACACGCACAAGCCTCCCAGGCCCAAGCCGCCGCGGCCGCCGGAAGGCTGA
- a CDS encoding outer membrane lipoprotein LolB produces MSWRSRLGQAAMAAWLAVLLAACASPPRAPADAAVPADVRTGRLALAVEDQPSQSFSAGFELRGRAEAGSLSLFNPLGGTVAVLRWQPGTAVLESPGHAPRQFASVDAMVQQATGAPVPVTALFDWLAGVNTPVPGWEADLSSVADGRLRAQRRSPPPQADLRLVLDR; encoded by the coding sequence GTGAGCTGGCGCTCCCGGCTGGGCCAGGCCGCCATGGCTGCCTGGCTGGCGGTGTTGCTGGCCGCCTGTGCGTCGCCGCCCCGCGCTCCCGCCGACGCAGCCGTCCCCGCCGACGTGCGCACCGGCCGCCTGGCACTGGCCGTGGAAGACCAGCCGAGCCAGTCGTTTTCCGCCGGCTTCGAACTGCGCGGCCGGGCCGAGGCGGGCAGCCTCAGCCTCTTCAACCCGCTGGGCGGCACCGTGGCCGTGCTGCGCTGGCAGCCGGGTACGGCGGTCCTGGAATCGCCCGGCCACGCCCCCCGGCAGTTCGCTTCGGTCGATGCGATGGTGCAGCAGGCCACCGGCGCGCCGGTGCCGGTCACGGCCCTGTTCGACTGGCTGGCCGGCGTGAACACGCCGGTGCCGGGCTGGGAGGCCGATCTCTCGTCCGTGGCCGACGGGCGCCTGCGCGCCCAGCGCCGCTCGCCGCCGCCCCAGGCCGACCTGCGCCTCGTGCTGGATCGCTAG